The sequence TTCTTGACAGTGGAAACCTTGTAGTAAAAGACGGTGTCAAGGGAACGAACTATCATTGGCAAAGCTTTGATCATCCATGTGATACTCTGATTCCAGGCATGAAGCTGGGTTGGAACCTGGTAACCAATCAGAGCTGGAGCATGAATTCTTGGAAGAGTTCTCAAGATCCTTCTACTGGAGATTACACTTACAAACTAGATCCTCATGGACTGCCACAGATAGTACTTCTTCAAACAGGATCAGGCATAAGGTACCGAACTGGCCCCTGGGACGGTGTCAGGTTTGGTGGAGGTCCTCCGCTCCGAGAAAATTCAGTCTTCAACCCTATTTTTGTCTTTAAAGTTCCTTTTGTTTACTACTCATTCACTAACATAGAGAGTACTACAATTTCAAGATTTGTGGTGAACCAATCAGGTATACTTGAACACTTAACTTGGAATCAAAGGCGAGGACAGTGGGTCAGAATAATAACTCTACAAAGTGATCAGTGTGATGCATATAACCAATGTGGTCCAAATGGCTTGTGCAATTCGAATACCTCGCCTATATGCCGCTGCCCAAAAGGATTCACACCGAAAGTACCACAAGATTGGAAGAACCTAGACGAGTCTGGTGGTTGCATTCGTAAAACAACGTTGAATTGTAGCGGGAATGTTGGATTTCAGAAGTTTTCAGGACTTAAGTTGCCGGATAGTTCGCAGTATTTAGTCAACAAGAATGCTACCACACCAGTAGAGTGTGAGACGGCTTGCCGGAGGAACTGTTCCTGCATGGCTTATGCTAAGACTGAAGTTAGTGGCTGTGTGGCTTGGTTTGGAGACTTGCTTGATATAAGAGAGTATAGTAAAGGTGGACAAGTGCTGTATATAAAGGTGGATGCCTCCGACATTGGTAAGCTTTTGGTACGAGTCCCTTGCATTAGATCTAATTACACTAATATACAACATCAATAATTGGATTAGGGACTTTGAAGCTGTAGCCCCGAACTATATAGAATATCTGATCAAATTGtttgaatttatttcttttacttttccttattaattttcttgaatttgGTTTTTGTCAGCAGAATCCAATGACAGACGAACAGCGATGATCATCTTGGTATCAATAGTTTCAGGTGTTCTCCTGTTCACTGCAAGCATTTGCTTTATTGTTTGGAAGAAGAGATCTAACAGAATAGAAGGTAAAACTCATACAATTGAAGATCAGTTTACATGTTTCAGATTCAAATTCCATCTATCTTTTGCAAAAAATTTATCTGACAATTCAAACCCATGAATAACATTGATTAAAACAATGGCTGCCAGGCTTGAATTGTTACCAAATGAAACCAACCAATGATATTCCCAAGTTTTTGGTAGAATCTTAAGacaattagaaaagaaaacaattgcTTATTTCTTCTATACTTTCACAGAGTTgtgtaattataaaattggtcttaattattattggcGAGATGCCCAACTTCCCATTAAAGCGATAATGTCCATTCGCTTTGCTTGTGCCATTTGAATGTCATGCATAATACTTTCCTAAAAGATTCActtaaaggaaataaattttGTTCTGAGTAGATTATTCCTATTCACTTCAACGATGAAAATTGTTCTTTTTACCTGAAATTTAGCAAATTTCTACAGAATGAAGCATGAAGAAtgcaaattataaaaaattcttgGGTGAagtaactattttttatagtttgtATCTGAACATCAAATTTCCCATTCTCAGATGGTAATGCAGGCATTGGACCAGGTAACTGTACTCCAGATAACAATCCAACTAATGGGGATGAGGACCTTGATCAACTTCCACTTTACGactttttccttattttatctGCCACTGACAACTTCTCTTATGAAAACAAAATTGGTGAAGGTGGATTTGGTGCTGTTTACAAGGTATCTTCCTGTTACATTCACAAAAATTGCATTCAAAATGGATGTAAGatattactttttctttgtcaTTCTTCTTCAGTCACAATCCTCTGCAAGAGTTGAAATCAAGTTATAATGAAATGCAGGGTGACCTCCCAACAGAACAAGTAGCAGTGAAGAGGCTTTCTAAAGATTCAGGACAAGGGCTTAAAGAGTTCAAGAATGAGGTTATATTCATTTCAAAGCTACAGCACCGGAATCTTGTCCGGCTCTTGGGATGTTGTATTCATGGGGAAGAGAGGATGTTGGTTTATGAGTACATGCCCAAGAGAAGTTTGGACTTGTGCCTTTTCAGTTAGTGACTCTTAAACCCTTAAACCTTAAAATTAGACTTTGCTTCAGTTTCTACCAACACTGACATTATTTTCTTGGATTTCCAGACATTGTCCTAACTTGATTAAAAATTTTTCAGATCAAACAAGAGGCACTTCACTTGATTGGCAGAAACGTTTCAACATTATTGTTGGGATCGCTCGAGGGCTTCTATATCTTCATCGAGATTCAAGGTTGAGAATCATTCACAGGGATCTCAAAGCCAGCAACATTCTCTTGGATGATGAGATGAATCCCAAAATTTCAGACTTTGGTCTGGCAAGAACATTTGGAGGTGACCAAAATGAAGTAAATACGAACAGGGTCATTGGAACATAGTAtgtatagaattaaattaccTACCAACTCTCTATTATTACCCATGTGAGCTCCCCATATAACAACACTCTCAATGATTTCTTGCAGTGGCTATATGCCTCCTGAGTATGCAATAGACGGGCTCTTCTCAGTGAAATCTGATGTATTTAGCTTTGGCGTACTGGCTTTAGAGATAGTGACTGGGAAGAAGAACAGAGGGTTTTATCATCCTGAACATGATCTTAATCTTTTGGGACATGTGAGTAAGcttacttttattttggattCAAATCCTATTGTCACCATATTACTTTCGGCTGAAATACATAACGCAAAGCTTGATTTCAGGCATGGAGATTGTGGATTGAGGAGCGGCCTGCGGAGCTGATGGACAGTGTCATGGAGCAACCAGTTCCTACACCAGAACTGTTGAAATCTATCCATGTAGGATTGTTATGTGTGCAACAACGGCCAGAAGATAGGCCTACAATGTCTCAAGTTGTACTGATGTTGGACAGTGAGAACCTGACGCTGCCACAACCTAAACAGCCTGGTTTCTACACAGAAAGGTTTCTAACTGAGACAGATTCATCATCTACTGGTGTCAAGTGTTACACTAGAAACGAAGTCGAAGTTACACTATTACAAGGAAGATAGAAAAGCACATTGGTATCCaaaagtgtatatatatatgtctgtGTGTCTGCTTTTCAAAAAGCAATTGGGTATCTATTTGTCATGTTCTTCTGAATGCATCAGGTGCAAACTTGATTGTGTAAAaccatttcttttatcattaatatattttgggTCAATTACTGACATTTAGTAGGCattttgagttttttcttttctttttccaaaattaacaCTAAGATTTCATTAACCAGCTCTTTGAGATTTATCATTCCAAATTAAGAATGGGTTGAAATTCAAATCTGAAAAGGgtaaattaacataaataagagagtttttagaattattaaaatacataattatattaaaaaacataaatataagaaaattgcaaaaattaaatattaaatagaaataaattattaattataattataataatttaatattaagttctaaaattgatgaaattaaaaaagttttaaattaaacaattaaattattattgagtAAAATTCAGTGATAGATTAGCTACAGATTTTAATGGCATTTAACGTGATATTAGACCTTATGCATATTCTTAGAATCTTCTTTTTTCGCCTAATTGTCACGTCAGACTCTTATGagaaactttttaatatttctaaaattaaagttttggCACTAATTAGACACAAATTGAAGTTTTAggactaaaatatttatatggtGTAAAGTTTGGTGACCACGGAGTAAGTTATCCTGTCTGTGTGAGCTGAACGTCCATTAATCATCACTATTAGTAACAATTATTAACATTGCCTCCCGAGATTTTGAGATCACAAGTGGAAAAGAGGGAGTCAGAGCTGCAATTGCATTTCGTATCCCTGACCACAAATGCCCTGATCCTCTGATACTGTTATAAATTAAGTGAGTGCCTTCTGGGATCGAGTTGTTCATGATAtgtatgtattaattaatttaacttaaatccCATCAGATCGATAGCTTGGGCTGCAACAAGCAGCCAACTACTCAAACATTACAACAAGTCTCTCTTAAAGAGGTCAGTCTGCTCCTTTTGTTCATATATGCCGATAATTGATTTAGCTGcttttcaaagtttcaaattttattattttgaattggaATACAGTCATGTAAAGCTTTGTacattttagttgttttttaaataagaaaagggTTAGCTGTGTGCCACACCTTATGTCAATCCTGCTTTTGAAAAATCAGTAACTACTAtggatatttttttcttaaaaaatcatCTCTGCTAGTTATTGTTTTGATAATCTGGTCTTTTGCTTTACTTTCCCATCGCTGTTGTAATTAGATATTACCTTTCAGTCATCGTATAAAGTCATATAGTATTTTGAATTTGTGAAATTAACTGTTTCTGAAAAGGATGTAAGTCTACTATTACTAAATCTTGTGAAAGGAAGGAACATACCAGTATCTGGATTCTATTTCCTTTGAGCTTCTTGGCTGTGACTAAGTGGACATTGGATTTGAATACTTTATTCAGGCTAAATCAAATGGAAACCTGCCAGGCTGGGCCCGAAACATCCAACTACTCTGCACTAAGAGTCTTACTTAGATTCTTTAACCAGTCATTTTCATGCTGGACCCTTCAAGTTCACTGTATCCCTCAGGAGAATGGGTgaagatttgatttttatcTTCAACTAGTGGAATGGGGAATCATAAAACTTATGGAGAAACTAAAGGCCAATACTTCTTTGTATCTTGCTGTTTGCTGCACTTTGATACTTTTCTTCTCAATAAATTCTTTTGGAGCCGACACCATAGGTGCAGGACAGTCTCTTAATGACAGCCAGACCTTAGTTTCACCAGGTCGAAAATTCGAGCTTGGTTTTTTTAATCCCGCCAATTCAAATGTTCGTTACTTAGGAATATGGTATAGAAATATCCCAGTTCGGACTGTTGTCTGGGTAGCTAATAGAGATAATCCCCTTATAAATTCTACTGGATTGTTGAcatttgatgatgatggtggAATGATTATCCTCCTCAACCAAACAGGAAGTATTATGTGGTCATCAGATTCTCTATATGCAGCAAGAGCCCCAGTTGCTCAGCTACTAGACACTGGAaatttcattttgaaagacaCTGCGGATGGCAGCTCCAGAAACTGCATATGGCAGAGTTTTGATTATCCATCCGATACATTGTTACCAGGTATGAAACTTGGTTGGAACAGGAAAACTGGCCTAAATCGATATCTGACATCTTGGAAAAGCCCAACTGATCCCTCTTCAGGAAACTGTACATATGCTTTGGATCCTGGTGGGCTTCCCCAGCTTGTTCTTCGTAAAGGATCCACAAGGCAGTTTCGTACTGGGCCATGGTATGGCACTCAGTTTAGTGGTTTACCAGCTCTCTTGGCGAATCCAGTTTTCCAACCTAAATTTGTCTCCAATGATGATGAGGAATATTACTCTTTCGTAACCACAGGTAATATCATATCAAGATTTGTTTTGAGTCAATCAGGCTTTGCCCAGCACTTCTCCTGGAATGATAGACGCTCTAGTTGGAACCTCATGTTCACAGTACAAAGAGATCGGTGTGACAATTATGGCTTGTGTGGTGCTTATGGTATTTGTAACATTAGCAATTCCACCACTGTTTGTGAATGTATGAAGGGCTTTAAACCTAGATCACGCAGTGATTGGGAAATGCTAGATTGGTCTGGTGGATGTACTCCAAAAGATATGCATGTTTGTAGAAATGGAGAAGGATTTGTAAAATTTACTGGAATGAAAATGCCGGATGCATCAGAATTTTTGGTGAATGTGAGTGAAAGTGTCAAAGACTGCAAGACTAAGTGCTTGAAAAATTGCTCCTGCATGGCTTATGCTAAGTTGGATATTAATGGTACTGGCAGTGGTTGTGTGATTTGGACTGGAGAGTTGATTGATACAAGAGAAGTAGGTGAGTATGGGCAAGATATTTATGTAAGGGTGGCAGCTACAGAATTAGGTAAGATTGTTAAGCTCTTTACCTCCCTCTCTTAGTATGAATAGAACTTGATTGTTGCTGATAAATCTTAATTGGTGTTACaagatattattattgggATCTGCCACTTGGTCTCTTGGTAATACTTCAAAAAAAATGttgtttgaaatatataatcatgTATCTGATCCTTATTATTGGTTGTCAGAGTCAAATGCTGTTATGGATGCTAAGCAAAAGAATATAGCAATTACTGCTGCCATATCAGCATTTTCGGCAGTGATCATCATAGCTTTGATTAGTTCATTCATGATCTGGATGAAGAGaagtagaatgggtaaattgaACTTGCAATGTTATTCGGTTTTGaatgatattttctttatccATTTCATAAACTAGTTGTTTTCATTCTAATAGCCGATCAAACAGATAATGAAGTCATCGATAGCAGAGTTGAAGGTCAGAGGGATGACCTTGAACTCCCATTATATGAATTTGCCTCCATCCAAGTTGCCACCAACAACTTTGCTTTAGCCAATAAGATTGGAGAAGGTGGATTTGGCCCTGTTTACAAGGTAAATTTCACTCTGCATAGTGAGTTGAGTTCTGATGATAATTatgttaaataatttcttgagGTTTGTTACTCATTCATACAACCTGTGGAACAAGGATATTTTGAGTGCTTCATGAAATTGCTTAGACGTGAGTACTtgtcaaataaaatttctatgaAGTCCATGGCTTTATTTCACCCCGGATAATGTCTTTGGTACTTTCTGGGCTCTTACAGTATCAGCAGACTTTGGAAgcaatatatgtatttatctATCCAGCAGATCCAAAACCAAGTTAGGCTCACAATTCTCTTTAGTTTCAGGTTGTAGTAACTTTTAAGGACTTgttttatcaattataatCGGGAATGGTCAAATTTTCTCACCACTAGTCATAAAATGCTCTGAAATTTGAGACCTACCTATgcaatttgtttttcttgatttaatttctagcTTGAGAGATGTATTTCCTGTTCTTGGTAAGGTTTACATTTAAGTTGTGAAGCCAAAAATCTATGCTGTGTGTTGAATATCCAATGTTTTAGAGGGACTGCTGACCTAACTGAGAGATGCTAcctttattatcttttaacatTGCTGGTATTTCATTTAGCAGCTTTTTATCATTAATATATTAAGTAGTTTTGATGCACAGAAATTGTGTCTATTTTCAGCATTTCTATACTCATTCCCTAACAGAatacttaaataattttaaaataacttttaggGCGAGTTACAATGTGGACAAGAAGTAGCTGTGAAACGACTTGGGCAGAATTCTGGACAGGGTCTCAGAGAGTTCAAGAATGAGGTGATTTTGATCTCCAAACTTCAACACCGGAATTTGGTCAAGCTTCTTGGTTGTTGCATCCAAGGAGAAGAAAGAATGTTAATCTATGAGTACATGCTGAACAGAAGCTTAGACTCCTTAATTTTTGGTTGGTATCTCAACTTTCTATATGTTCTTTGTgtttgtttaatatttattgtcTATTTCCTTTTACTCTCTTGGCCTGTTGGGTTTTATATGTTAAGAGAAGTAGGGTAAGTGAAGTATATGTAACATACCTACATAACAATTAAGCAGATGAAACAACACGCCCTATGCTCAACTGGCAAAAGAGATTGGACATCATCATTGGGATAGCTAGGGGACTTCTTTATCTACATAGAGATTCGAGATTGAGAATAATCCACAGGGATCTCAAAGCCAGTAATGTTCTGTTAGATAATCAATTAAATCCCAAAATCTCAGATTTTGGAATGGCAAGAATGTTTGGTGGAGATCAGACAGAAGGAAACACAAAGAGGATAGTTGGAACTTAGTAAGAGCTAACACTTGGGCTTTAGATCTTTTCCATCTTTTCTCCATACTTTTGTAATTGAAATGTCTGTTTCCATTTGTGAGTGCTGCAGTGGTTATATGCCTCCAGAATATGCAATAGACGGAAACTTCTCAATTAAATCTGATGCCTTCAGTTTTGGTGTTATACTGTTGGAGATAGTGAGTGGTAAAAGAAACCGTGGATTTTTCCGTCCAGAACACAAACTCAATCTTCTGGGGCATGTGAGTATCGAACCAAAAGGCTCTTTCCAATGCGTTCAGCATTCAGATATATTATTCCTTAATTATATGCCATATATGATTTGAGTTTGTTGTAGGCATGGAAGTTATGGAGCGAAGCTAAGGCCCTGGAATTAGTGGATGAATTGCTGGAGAATGAGTTCCCTGTGTCTGAAGTGCTAAGATGCATACAAGTTGGGCTTTTGTGCGTTCAACACCGGCCAGAGGAGAGGCCAACAATGGCAACTGTGCTCCTGATGCTGGATACTGAAAGCACATTCTTACCTCAACCTGGGCATCCTGGTTTCTATGCTGAAAGGTGTCTTTCAGAGACAGATTCATCATCTATTGGAAATTTGATTTCTAATGAAATGACGGTAACACTGTTAGAGGGCCGCTAGGATATGTGTTTCTGCTATAGGTCTCTTGTTAGAGGGTCGCATTTCGGCTCCCTTTCAGTATTATTCTACTAGTTTCCTATGGTAGCTTCAGATGCATTCAAAATGTGTACTTGAGTAGAAGTATATGCGGTCAACCGTGCCAACTGTTGTTTTCTTGTCAAGTAGTAGGGAGAGTTCTAAAGACGATTTAGTTACTACCGTGATTGTAGTGGATTTTccgaaataattattttctaatgggAAGTGTCAGAATTTGCTGCGACTTTAGTGCATCtcctttttgatattttattctcAAGTTGATAACTTAAATCTGATCATTAAGTGACTCTGTCTCCTTGTAATACTAATATATGAAAGAGCTTGAATTCAGCCAAAAATTAGAGACAAATGAGAGCTGATATCTATCATGTTCATATATTCCGAGTCTATCAGCCTTTAAAATGCAAGGCTAAAGTCTATGCCAAGGTAGTCAAGCATGGGGCCAAGGCTTATTTTCGTTGAGGTGTCATTTCACTGttcttgttttactttttaatgcaaattttttttagtacttTCTCCtgttttgtttcattttccTAATGAGACATGAGTGTCTATTCCTGAAGGATTATTAGACACAAAAAAGTGAATAATGCAGTCAACATTATAAGTTAGAAAACAAGAGAAGACTTCTTGCAGATCCAAATGACTACTGATTTTAGGAGTTTCATTTCTccatttttgtctttttttttagtattatttgcTGTTGCCAAGTTGTTAACCCTTTAAGGTAAAGTTCAGATGAACTCTTTCTGGTCAGCAATTCTTAATTCTCTACTGCACGCAAACAACAACTGTCAAAAAGGTCCTCCAAAgaaaccaaaataaatttttaagggtgtaatagaataaaatcaaTGTATAGggttttaatagaataaaCCTTGAGAATTCATGGCTTCTTAATGCGTTTTGCCTACGTTAATCAACCAATCATATCTGAGGAACTGAATCTCAGTGCCAAGTAAAAAAGGCACCAATagtttaaaagataaaaaaaaaggataagataaagacaCAATTTACCTCCTGAAGTTATATAGAAGGGtgaaatcaatttaaattttttcagcAAATAGCCTATTGAATTTATGTTCAAGGGCCTAACACATTCATTTTAAacttttcaataaataatttcttgaatTCGTATCCAAAGgtaaaattaacataatttggattttttaaaaaataaaataatattaattttttaaattttgattcaattataaaaattaaaaataatatttatttcattaatgatttctcaaattttaaatcttactAAACACGCTTTTGTATAACGCATCATTAGATATTCTATTagtaaattagttaattaaatattttaaaaaaatttataaaacttttaaagaaACTTAAATTGGGTGTATTTGATCTTTGGACACAAGTTCAAAAGGTTATttgctaaaaaatttaaattagatctATTTGACATTTAGACATAAATTTTGAGAgctatttactaaaaaatttaaattaaatgtatttaaTCTTTTCACACAAATTCAAAAGCAAATTGACATTTTATCCAAAGAAAAAAGCCAAAATTTCCATTAGAttcttatataatataagaatcTAATGCTAAACTCTTGTTTTTATTACCTTATCTTTACTTTTCTCCACAAATAAGACAtctatcatattataaagCTAATAGAACTAGTTTCAATAAGACAAATGATAAGAATACtcttaaaatattgaaaagaaatgCTTTACTCTATCATGctgatttaatattattatctagtCAACAACTCATTGATATCTTTAAATagattacaaataaaaaaatgttatattttattaataatggaatgtttatttttgtatGGAATAATTGTATTCACAAATTGAAATTCAAGTTTTTAAagatgttatatttttaactgataaaaaaattatatagaaaaacTTTTGAGttataaattagatttttaatattacttgtgctttttttaatgtttatagagtcaataaaatactttctttaaaagataatcatactaataaaatagataaaaaaataatagataaaaatatttaaatagtgaaaatatataaaacaaactaACAAAGCCCAAtgtattctaattaaaaagaacctaagattgtattattattataaaattactatcTCCATTTGccttatttaataaattaaaattaattataaaatatgacacataatttatttataaaaaaaaggcaATAAAGAGAATGTCTTGTTCACGCCCCTACTAATATCAAGTCATGAGGTTGAATTTAATGGGGAATCAACATCTCATATAAATTCCAGCAAACTGTAAATCAGGAGTTGGTATAATTTAATGCTCCAAATGCTAAATCCCTCCACGATAATCGTCATTTTCTTCTCCGCTACTCTTCAAAATAACGCTTGAATCTAGAGATGGTTGGTTGTGATGCATTCAAGTGCATGTGCTTGCCATTGCCATTGCCATTGCCATTGCCAGGAATATGATTGGAAGCATAAACAAACACCGTGTCGATGTAATTAGTTAAGCAAGGtactttttcttattgctTTGCCATCTtgatttagaataattatcacgtaattattttaaatatggtTTCATGTCAAGGGAATCAACTTAGAGAATCTCACTGAAACAATTCCACAAATACCTCGACCTCAATCCTACCTAACACTAACAGTAAACATAGCCTTACAACGGTGATATTTCTGGGGAGAAATctactaaaaattttaaacctTTACTCTCTGCTTTCTGCCACTACCTGACAGTCAGCCTTGGTCTTATTATTCAcctaattttttatcaacaaGTTGATCTCTTTGCCCCACTAGACAGATGATGACGCCAACAACCcgccaaaataaaatattatatcaactTTCTCATAGGGCTTATCCCGCTTCTTTTCTAAAAGCTTGCAACTTTAGAGTAGATTACGGAGCTCAAAGAGTATATAATAGCAAGTTTTCTGAGATCcccattattattttaatgcaTTGATCTCCTTCATATATAGAAGTATTGTTATGTCCTTTTCAATGTCCATACCTGTTAATTTGGACCCATCAATTCTATTTAGTTAAGCTCCCAATCCATTCATGTGAGAACTCTTAAGAAGAAAAGTCTCGGACGTTCTAGTATGAAAGTTCCTTTTCCATTCATGTGAGAACTCTTAAGAAGAAAAGTCTCGGACGTTCTAGTATGAAAGTTCCTTTTCTTGAGACTCCTGCCTTCGTTCTGCCTACCTCGCTTTTCTCTTTAACTTTCATATTATCTAAACATTCAAGTGGCCTATCATTTTTAAGAGTCAGCAAAAGTTTCTGCAAGTATTAGCAAAATTCCATCAGAGTCAATAATGGATGGTTTAGGAATGCTTCTCAATTTCTTGCTTGTAGTCGCCATCTTCCCGTCTTGTTATTGCATTGATGCTATCACCATCGATCAATCCTTAACTGATGTCAATGTTTTGGTTTCCCAAAATGGTGTTTTTGCTTTAGGATTTTTCAGCCCAGATAACTCTAAGTTTAAATATGTTGGCATTTGGTATCATAAACTGCCAGGACAAACAGTGGTGTGGGTGGCAAATAGAAATAATCCAATTCATGATTCGTCAGGAGCCCTATCCATAAGCCTGGACGGAAACCTTGTTCTACATAATGAGCATGACCGGAAGGTTCCTATGTGGTCCACTAATGTTTCAATGGAAAGGACAGAGAGTTGTGTAGCTCATCTTTTAGATACAGGAAATCTGGTTTTGGTTCAaaatgaaagtaaaaaaattgtttGGCAAAGCTTTGATTATCCTACTGATACTATGCTTCCAGGTCTGAAAATTGGCTTGGATTGGAAAAGTGGCCTGTATAGATTCTTAACATCATGGAGATCGGTGCATGACCCAGGAACTGGGGACTGGTCGTATAAGCTAAATCCTAATGGCTCTCCCCAGTTCTTCTTGTACAAGGGTTTAACCAAGATTTGGAGAAGTAGCCCATGGCCTTGGGATCCTGCACCAACGCCCGGTTATTTGCCTACTTCTGCTAACAATCAAGATGAGATATATTACACCTTCATTTTGGATGAAGAATTTATTCTCTCAAGAATTGTGCTTAAGAACTCTGGATTAATCCAGCGGCTCACCTGGGATAATAGCTCTAGTCAATGGAGAGTCTCCCGGTCAGAACCTAAGTACATATATGGACATTGTGGTGCAAATAGTATGTTGAATTCTAACAACCTTGATAGTCTCGAGTGCATATGCCTGCCAGGTTATGAGCCCAAGTCCTTGAAGAATTGGTATCTCAGAGATGGTTCTGCTGGGTGTGTGAGGAAGCGACAGCAAACAACATCAATCTGCAGAAATGGAGAAGGGTTTATTAAGGTTGAGCAAGTGAAGCTTCCTGATACTTCAATAGCAGTCCTACTGAACAAGAGTTTGAGTAGTACAGAGTGTGAACAACTGTGCTTGGGAAATTGTTCCTGCAAAGCATTTGCAAGCTTGGATATCGAGAGGAAAGGATATGGATGCTTGACATGGTATGGGGAGTTAATGGACACAGTGGAGTATACAGAGGGACACGATATGTATGTCCGGGTGGACGCAGCAGAGTTAGGTATTCTTCTTCTTGCCTTACCAAATAACCCTTAATCTTGAATGAGTATTCTT comes from Ricinus communis isolate WT05 ecotype wild-type chromosome 5, ASM1957865v1, whole genome shotgun sequence and encodes:
- the LOC8267441 gene encoding G-type lectin S-receptor-like serine/threonine-protein kinase At4g27290 isoform X3 — translated: MEKLKANTSLYLAVCCTLILFFSINSFGADTIGAGQSLNDSQTLVSPGRKFELGFFNPANSNVRYLGIWYRNIPVRTVVWVANRDNPLINSTGLLTFDDDGGMIILLNQTGSIMWSSDSLYAARAPVAQLLDTGNFILKDTADGSSRNCIWQSFDYPSDTLLPGMKLGWNRKTGLNRYLTSWKSPTDPSSGNCTYALDPGGLPQLVLRKGSTRQFRTGPWYGTQFSGLPALLANPVFQPKFVSNDDEEYYSFVTTGNIISRFVLSQSGFAQHFSWNDRRSSWNLMFTVQRDRCDNYGLCGAYGICNISNSTTVCECMKGFKPRSRSDWEMLDWSGGCTPKDMHVCRNGEGFVKFTGMKMPDASEFLVNVSESVKDCKTKCLKNCSCMAYAKLDINGTGSGCVIWTGELIDTREVGEYGQDIYVRVAATELESNAVMDAKQKNIAITAAISAFSAVIIIALISSFMIWMKRSRMDNEVIDSRVEGQRDDLELPLYEFASIQVATNNFALANKIGEGGFGPVYKGELQCGQEVAVKRLGQNSGQGLREFKNEVILISKLQHRNLVKLLGCCIQGEERMLIYEYMLNRSLDSLIFADETTRPMLNWQKRLDIIIGIARGLLYLHRDSRLRIIHRDLKASNVLLDNQLNPKISDFGMARMFGGDQTEGNTKRIVGTYGYMPPEYAIDGNFSIKSDAFSFGVILLEIVSGKRNRGFFRPEHKLNLLGHAWKLWSEAKALELVDELLENEFPVSEVLRCIQVGLLCVQHRPEERPTMATVLLMLDTESTFLPQPGHPGFYAERCLSETDSSSIGNLISNEMTVTLLEGR
- the LOC8267441 gene encoding G-type lectin S-receptor-like serine/threonine-protein kinase At4g27290 isoform X1 encodes the protein MEKLKANTSLYLAVCCTLILFFSINSFGADTIGAGQSLNDSQTLVSPGRKFELGFFNPANSNVRYLGIWYRNIPVRTVVWVANRDNPLINSTGLLTFDDDGGMIILLNQTGSIMWSSDSLYAARAPVAQLLDTGNFILKDTADGSSRNCIWQSFDYPSDTLLPGMKLGWNRKTGLNRYLTSWKSPTDPSSGNCTYALDPGGLPQLVLRKGSTRQFRTGPWYGTQFSGLPALLANPVFQPKFVSNDDEEYYSFVTTGNIISRFVLSQSGFAQHFSWNDRRSSWNLMFTVQRDRCDNYGLCGAYGICNISNSTTVCECMKGFKPRSRSDWEMLDWSGGCTPKDMHVCRNGEGFVKFTGMKMPDASEFLVNVSESVKDCKTKCLKNCSCMAYAKLDINGTGSGCVIWTGELIDTREVGEYGQDIYVRVAATELESNAVMDAKQKNIAITAAISAFSAVIIIALISSFMIWMKRSRMADQTDNEVIDSRVEGQRDDLELPLYEFASIQVATNNFALANKIGEGGFGPVYKGELQCGQEVAVKRLGQNSGQGLREFKNEVILISKLQHRNLVKLLGCCIQGEERMLIYEYMLNRSLDSLIFADETTRPMLNWQKRLDIIIGIARGLLYLHRDSRLRIIHRDLKASNVLLDNQLNPKISDFGMARMFGGDQTEGNTKRIVGTYGYMPPEYAIDGNFSIKSDAFSFGVILLEIVSGKRNRGFFRPEHKLNLLGHAWKLWSEAKALELVDELLENEFPVSEVLRCIQVGLLCVQHRPEERPTMATVLLMLDTESTFLPQPGHPGFYAERCLSETDSSSIGNLISNEMTVTLLEGR